In Actinacidiphila yeochonensis CN732, a genomic segment contains:
- the kdpA gene encoding potassium-transporting ATPase subunit KdpA — MNETLAGWLQILALLAVLALSYRPLGDYMARVLTSAKHLRVERVLYRIGGVDGDADQRWPVYLRSVLAFSLLSMLFLYALQRFQSHLLLSVGMKNVPAGVAFNTAASFVANTNWQSYSGETTMGHLVQMAGLAVQNFVSAAVGVAVVAALIRGFTRKRTDRVGNFWVDLTRITLRVLLPISVVFAIVLIAAGTVQNFHGVEAIHSITGGSQSMTGGPVASQEVIKLLGTNGGGFYNANSAHPFENPNAFTNVLEVYLLLVVAVCLPRTFGSMVGDKRQGYAILAVMGLIWAASVAVITVNELHSVSSQAGHAAGGMLEGKEQRIGVWGSALFATSTTLTSTGAVNSFHDSYSPIGGGMTIFNMMLGEIAPGGTGSGLYGILVLAIIAVFVAGLMVGRTPEYLGKKLGGREMKFASLYILTTPTVVLVGAGLAMALPGERAGMLNSGPHGFSEVLYAFTSAANNNGSAFGGLSVNTNWYNTALGLAMILGRFLPMVFVLALAGSLARQQPVPATAGTLPTHRPQFVGLLTAVIVIVVGLTYFPALALGPLAEGLH, encoded by the coding sequence GTGAACGAGACCCTCGCCGGCTGGCTGCAGATCCTCGCTCTGCTGGCCGTGCTGGCCCTGTCCTACCGGCCGCTGGGCGACTACATGGCCCGCGTGCTGACCTCCGCCAAGCACCTGCGGGTGGAGCGCGTGCTGTACCGGATCGGCGGCGTGGACGGCGACGCCGACCAGCGCTGGCCGGTCTACCTGCGCAGCGTGCTGGCGTTCTCGCTGCTGTCGATGCTGTTCCTCTACGCCCTCCAGCGGTTCCAGAGCCACCTGCTGCTGTCCGTGGGCATGAAGAACGTGCCGGCGGGGGTGGCGTTCAACACCGCCGCCTCCTTCGTCGCCAACACCAACTGGCAGTCGTACTCGGGTGAGACGACGATGGGCCACCTGGTGCAGATGGCCGGCCTGGCGGTGCAGAACTTCGTCTCCGCGGCCGTCGGCGTCGCCGTGGTGGCCGCGCTGATCCGCGGCTTCACCCGCAAGCGCACCGACCGCGTGGGCAACTTCTGGGTGGACCTGACCCGGATCACGCTGCGGGTGCTGCTGCCGATCTCGGTGGTCTTCGCGATCGTCCTGATCGCGGCCGGCACGGTGCAGAACTTCCACGGTGTGGAGGCGATCCACAGCATCACCGGCGGCAGCCAGAGCATGACGGGCGGCCCGGTGGCCTCGCAGGAGGTCATCAAGCTCCTGGGCACCAACGGCGGCGGCTTCTACAACGCCAACTCCGCGCACCCGTTCGAGAACCCCAACGCGTTCACCAACGTGCTGGAGGTCTACCTGCTGCTGGTGGTGGCGGTCTGCCTGCCGCGCACCTTCGGCAGCATGGTCGGCGACAAGCGCCAGGGCTACGCGATCCTGGCCGTCATGGGCCTGATCTGGGCGGCCTCGGTCGCGGTGATCACCGTCAACGAGCTGCACAGCGTCAGCAGCCAGGCCGGACACGCGGCCGGCGGCATGCTGGAGGGCAAGGAGCAGCGGATCGGCGTCTGGGGGTCGGCGCTCTTCGCCACCTCCACCACGCTGACCTCGACGGGCGCGGTCAACTCCTTCCACGACTCGTACTCGCCCATCGGCGGCGGTATGACGATCTTCAACATGATGCTGGGTGAGATCGCGCCCGGCGGCACCGGTTCGGGCCTGTACGGCATCCTCGTGCTGGCGATCATCGCGGTCTTCGTGGCCGGTCTGATGGTCGGCCGGACCCCCGAGTACCTGGGCAAGAAGCTCGGCGGCCGGGAGATGAAGTTCGCCTCCCTGTACATCCTCACCACCCCGACGGTGGTGCTGGTCGGCGCCGGCCTGGCCATGGCGCTGCCCGGGGAGCGCGCCGGGATGCTCAACTCCGGCCCGCACGGCTTCTCCGAGGTGCTGTACGCCTTCACCTCCGCGGCCAACAACAACGGCTCGGCCTTCGGCGGCCTGTCGGTGAACACGAACTGGTACAACACCGCGCTGGGCCTGGCCATGATCCTGGGCCGCTTCCTGCCGATGGTCTTCGTGCTGGCGCTGGCCGGCTCGCTGGCCCGCCAGCAGCCGGTGCCCGCCACGGCCGGCACCCTGCCCACCCACCGGCCGCAGTTCGTCGGCCTGCTGACCGCGGTGATCGTCATCGTGGTCGGGCTCACCTACTTCCCGGCGCTCGCGCTGGGTCCGCTCGCGGAAGGTCTGCACTGA
- the kdpF gene encoding K(+)-transporting ATPase subunit F, with the protein MSAQNIVGLVCAVALIGYLVLALIHPEKF; encoded by the coding sequence GTGAGCGCCCAGAACATCGTCGGACTCGTCTGTGCCGTGGCCCTGATCGGTTACCTGGTGCTGGCGCTGATCCACCCGGAGAAGTTCTAG
- a CDS encoding APC family permease, with the protein MTADAAEPHRLRAWLLEGLTDMGRQPVGPPPAKAEVPAHEGQRWWRVMCLTGVDYFSTLGYQPGIAALAAGLLSPIATLVLVLVTLAGALPVYRRVAVESPHGEGSIAMLERLLSFWKGKLFVLALLGFAATDFLITMTLSAADASTHLVENPHFNAALHSHQMLITLLLLALLGAVFLKGFLEAIGVAFVLVGIYLVLNVVVVVDGLYHVVSAPQLVTDWRHGLTTERGSVATMIGVSLLIFPKLALGMSGFETGVAVMPHVKGDLGDTEAHPKGRIRDTRKLLTTAALIMSCFLITTSFITTVLIPKPEFQAGGKANGRALAYLAHTYLGSAFGTVYDFSTIAILWFAGASAMAGLLSLMPRYLPRYGMAPHWARAVRPMVLVFILVAFLVTWIFDASVDKQGGAYATGVLVLMSSAAIAVTISSRRSGRRRWAIGFGVIAVVFVYTTVDNIVERPDGVKIGACFIAGIVLVSLLSRLARSFELRVTSVELDPMAERFVRDVASRRVRLIANEPDRRDEAEYRDKARQMRADNDIPAEDDLVFVEVTVGDPSEFESALTVRGEVLHGRFRVLVLESATVPNALAALLLHIRDTTGSSPHIYFEWTEGNPLANLTRFFLFGHGEVAPVTREVLREAEPDRSRRPHVHAG; encoded by the coding sequence ATGACCGCCGACGCCGCCGAACCCCACCGCCTGCGCGCCTGGCTGCTGGAGGGGCTGACCGACATGGGCCGCCAGCCCGTCGGCCCGCCCCCGGCCAAGGCCGAGGTACCCGCCCACGAGGGCCAGCGCTGGTGGCGGGTGATGTGCCTCACCGGCGTCGACTACTTCTCCACCCTCGGCTACCAGCCCGGCATCGCCGCCCTGGCCGCCGGGCTGCTGTCGCCCATCGCCACCCTGGTGCTGGTCCTCGTCACCCTGGCCGGGGCGCTGCCGGTCTACCGGCGGGTGGCCGTGGAGAGCCCGCACGGCGAGGGCTCCATCGCCATGCTGGAGCGGCTGCTGTCCTTCTGGAAGGGCAAGCTCTTCGTGCTGGCGCTGCTCGGCTTCGCCGCCACCGACTTCCTCATCACCATGACCCTGTCGGCCGCCGACGCCTCCACCCACCTGGTGGAGAACCCGCACTTCAACGCCGCCCTGCACAGCCACCAGATGCTCATCACGCTGCTGCTGCTGGCGCTGCTCGGCGCGGTCTTCCTCAAGGGCTTCCTGGAGGCCATCGGGGTGGCCTTCGTCCTCGTCGGCATCTACCTGGTGCTCAACGTGGTCGTCGTCGTGGACGGCCTCTACCACGTGGTCTCCGCGCCGCAGCTGGTCACCGACTGGCGGCACGGCCTGACCACCGAACGGGGCAGCGTCGCCACCATGATCGGCGTGTCCCTGCTGATCTTCCCCAAGCTGGCCCTGGGCATGTCCGGCTTCGAGACCGGCGTCGCGGTGATGCCGCACGTCAAGGGCGACCTCGGGGACACCGAGGCGCACCCGAAGGGCCGCATCCGCGACACCCGCAAGCTGCTCACCACCGCCGCGCTCATCATGAGCTGCTTCCTCATCACCACCAGCTTCATCACCACGGTGCTGATCCCGAAGCCCGAGTTCCAGGCCGGCGGCAAGGCCAACGGCCGCGCCCTGGCCTACCTCGCGCACACCTACCTCGGCTCCGCCTTCGGCACCGTCTACGACTTCTCCACCATCGCCATCCTGTGGTTCGCCGGCGCCTCCGCGATGGCCGGCCTGCTCAGCCTCATGCCGCGCTACCTGCCCCGCTACGGCATGGCCCCGCACTGGGCGCGCGCGGTGCGGCCCATGGTGCTGGTCTTCATCCTGGTCGCGTTCCTGGTCACCTGGATCTTCGACGCCAGCGTGGACAAGCAGGGCGGCGCCTACGCCACCGGCGTCCTGGTCCTGATGAGCTCCGCCGCCATCGCGGTGACGATCTCCTCCCGGCGGTCCGGCCGGCGCCGCTGGGCGATCGGCTTCGGCGTCATCGCGGTGGTCTTCGTCTACACCACCGTGGACAACATCGTGGAGCGGCCCGACGGCGTCAAGATCGGCGCCTGCTTCATCGCCGGCATCGTCCTGGTGTCGCTGCTGTCCCGGCTGGCCCGCAGCTTCGAGCTGCGCGTCACCAGCGTGGAGCTCGACCCGATGGCGGAACGGTTCGTCCGCGACGTGGCCAGCCGCCGGGTGCGGCTCATCGCCAACGAGCCGGACCGCCGCGACGAGGCCGAGTACCGCGACAAGGCCCGCCAGATGCGTGCCGACAACGACATCCCGGCCGAGGACGACCTGGTCTTCGTCGAGGTGACGGTCGGCGACCCGTCCGAGTTCGAGTCCGCGCTGACCGTCCGCGGCGAGGTGCTGCACGGGCGCTTCCGGGTGCTGGTGCTGGAGAGCGCCACGGTGCCCAACGCGCTGGCCGCGCTGCTGCTGCACATCCGCGACACCACCGGCAGCTCGCCGCACATCTACTTCGAGTGGACCGAGGGCAACCCGCTGGCCAACCTGACCCGGTTCTTCCTCTTCGGGCACGGCGAGGTCGCCCCCGTCACCCGCGAGGTGCTGCGCGAGGCCGAGCCGGACCGGTCCCGCCGCCCGCACGTGCACGCGGGCTGA
- a CDS encoding response regulator, which yields MTSVLVVDDDATMLRVLRTTLARRSFAVVTASDAGTALRLAAGRRPDAVLLDLGLPDLDGLEVLQSLRAWSSVPVLVMSGRTGVDSRVAALDAGADDYLVKPFAVEELAARLRAVLRRPAGTDTPDRVDVGAFTVDLRAYRVTRAGGDPQEPAVHLTPTEWRLLAMLLRNPERLVTGRDLLTEVWGGQYVKRTNYLRIYMAGLRRKLEPEPSAPRHLVTEPGLGYRFLP from the coding sequence ATGACGTCCGTCCTGGTCGTCGACGACGACGCCACCATGCTGCGGGTGCTGCGTACGACCCTGGCACGCCGCTCCTTCGCGGTGGTGACCGCCTCGGACGCCGGCACCGCCCTGCGGCTGGCGGCCGGCCGCCGTCCGGACGCGGTGCTGCTCGACCTGGGCCTGCCGGACCTGGACGGCCTGGAGGTGCTCCAGTCGCTGCGGGCGTGGAGCAGCGTGCCGGTGCTGGTGATGTCCGGCCGGACGGGCGTGGACTCCCGGGTGGCGGCGCTGGACGCGGGCGCCGACGACTACCTCGTCAAGCCGTTCGCGGTGGAGGAGCTGGCCGCCCGGCTGCGCGCGGTGCTGCGCCGGCCGGCCGGCACGGACACGCCGGACCGGGTGGACGTCGGCGCCTTCACGGTGGACCTGCGGGCCTACCGGGTGACCCGGGCGGGCGGTGACCCGCAGGAGCCGGCGGTGCACCTGACACCGACCGAGTGGCGGCTGCTGGCGATGCTGCTGCGCAACCCGGAACGGCTGGTCACCGGGCGGGACCTGCTGACGGAGGTGTGGGGCGGGCAGTACGTCAAGCGCACCAACTACCTGCGGATCTACATGGCGGGCCTGCGCCGGAAGCTGGAGCCGGAACCGTCGGCGCCGCGCCACCTGGTCACCGAGCCGGGCCTGGGCTACCGCTTCCTGCCGTGA